The DNA sequence GAAATCCATGTCGGCGATCGGAAAATTCCTCTTCCCttttttcttttctgattttGCATGTCTCGTTTCTTGAGAAAGTCAGCCTGATGAAGCTCTTGATCTCTGGCACTGTCAACCAAGGTATCCATAGATGTATAGCGGTTAGAGATGATATGGTTGCGGATTGAATTCTTCAATGCCCACTTAAACTTCATGATTTTATCCGCTTCTGACCCAGCCACAGATCTTGCATAACCAACTAACCTCTGAAATCTGACTTGAAAGTCTGCCACCGACTCATCATCTCTCTGAGTAATACTCTGATACTCCCTTACATATTCCTCACGTATACTGGCTGGAAAATACCTCTGGTCAAACTGAGTTTTGAATACCTGCCAAGTAAGAGTATTTTCATAGCCAGGTGCATGCGACGCTACCACAGACTTCCACCAAGTATTAGCATCCCCCTCAAGACGATAAGTAGCAAATCGAGCCTTTTCCACCTCTGAACACTCCAAGACCCTGAAAATTTTCTCCATATGATCTAT is a window from the Apium graveolens cultivar Ventura chromosome 1, ASM990537v1, whole genome shotgun sequence genome containing:
- the LOC141707374 gene encoding uncharacterized protein LOC141707374; this translates as MDAEAWIDHMEKIFRVLECSEVEKARFATYRLEGDANTWWKSVVASHAPGYENTLTWQVFKTQFDQRYFPASIREEYVREYQSITQRDDESVADFQVRFQRLVGYARSVAGSEADKIMKFKWALKNSIRNHIISNRYTSMDTLVDSARDQELHQADFLKKRDMQNQKRKKGRGIFRSPTWISEKWRVFRWIQTK